A window of Coturnix japonica isolate 7356 chromosome 2, Coturnix japonica 2.1, whole genome shotgun sequence contains these coding sequences:
- the GMPR gene encoding LOW QUALITY PROTEIN: GMP reductase 1 (The sequence of the model RefSeq protein was modified relative to this genomic sequence to represent the inferred CDS: deleted 1 base in 1 codon) codes for MPRVDADLKLDFKDVLLRPKRSSLKSRSEVTSRALFTFRNSKQTYTGIPIIVANMDTVGTFEMAVVMAKHAMFTAIHKHYSLEEWKLFAANHPECLEHVAASSGSGKADLEKLTSILEAIPPIRYICLDVANGYSEHFVTFVKSVRALFPNHTIMAGNVVTGEMVEELILSGADIIKVGIGPGSVCTTRIKTGVGYPQLSAVIECADSAHGLKGHIISDGGCSCPGDVAKAFGAGADFVMLGGMFAGHDQCAGEIIEKNGKKVKLFYGMSSDTAMKKHAGGVAEYRASEGKTVEVPYKGDVELTILDILGGLRSTCTYVGAAKLKELSRRTTFIRVTQQHSQVFS; via the exons ATGCCCCGGGTAGACGCAGACCTCAAGCTGGACTTTAAAGATGTCCTGCTCAGACCCAAACGAAGCAGCCTCAAAAGCAGATCCGAG GTTACCTCACGCGCACTTTTCACCTTCCGCAACTCCAAGCAGACGTACACG GGAATTCCCATCATAGTGGCAAACATGGACACCGTGGGGACATTTGAAATGGCTGTTGTTATGGCTAAA CATGCAATGTTCACTGCAATTCACAAGCATTATTCTCTGGAAGAATGGAAACTGTTTGCTGCCAATCACCCAGAATGCCTTGAG CATGTAGCAGCAAGCTCAGGTAGTGGAAAAGCTGATTTGGAGAAGTTAACAAGCATTCTAGAGGCCATCCCACCTATCAGATACATCTGCTTGGATGTGGCAAATGGCTATTCAGAACATTTTGTGACATTTGTGAAGTCTGTCCGTGCCCTGTTCCCAAATCACACCATTATG GCAGGCAACGTGGTGACAGGAGAGATGGTAGAAGAACTTATTCTTTCCGGAGCAGACATTATTAAAGTGGGTATTGGGCCAG GTTCTGTGTGTACCACTCGGATTAAGACAGGAGTAGGCTATCCACAGCTAAGTGCTGTTATCGAGTGTGCAGACTCAGCACATGGCCTGAAAGGACATATCATCTCT GATGGAGGATGCAGCTGCCCAGGAGATGTCGCCAAAGCGTTTG GAGCTGGTGCTGATTTTGTCATGCTTGGAGGAATGTTTGCAGGCCACGACCAGTGTGCTGGAGAGATTATAGAAAAGAATGGCAAGAAAGTGAAACTCTTCTATGGGATGAGCTCTGATACAGCCATGAAGAAGCATGCAGGAGGGGTTGCTGAATACAG GGCTTCAGAGGGCAAAACTGTAGAGGTACCGTACAAAGGAGATGTGGAACTCACCATCCTGGACATCCTTGGAGGGCTACGCTCCACCTGCACCTACGTGGGAGCTGCTAAACTCAAGGAACTGAGCAGGAGAACAACATTCATTCGGgtcacccagcagcacagccaggtcTTCTCATAG